The Megachile rotundata isolate GNS110a chromosome 11, iyMegRotu1, whole genome shotgun sequence genome includes a region encoding these proteins:
- the LOC100880823 gene encoding zinc finger CCHC-type and RNA-binding motif-containing protein 1, whose translation MSGGVVPSKSTVYISNLPFSLTNNDLHQLLQSYGKIVKVTIMKNKITRRSRGVAFVLFLTPEDAVSCAKSLNNTEIGGRTIKSSIAVDNGRSTEFIRRRDYPDKSQCFECGEEGHLSYNCSSNTLGPRNPPLKKARIRKKHKSSSSCQNSDFNKNSEDELGDDNWEEEVETLSAAIALEQRQKEYENSQRSAGKGCEEENRPTQKSGKRYKKNQYFSDEEDFSE comes from the exons ATGAGCGGTGGTGTGGTACCCAGTAAATCGACagtatatatttcaaatttacctTTTTCGTTAACAAACAATGACCTGCATCAACTGTTACAAAGTTATGGAAAAATAGTAAA AGTAacgataatgaaaaataaaattacaagacGAAGTCGAGGTGTTGCTTTTGTCTTATTTCTGACTCCAGAAGATGCTGTTTCTTGTGCTAAAAGTTTGAATAACACAGAA ATAGGTGGTCGTACAATTAAAAGTTCTATAGCAGTAGATAATGGACGTAGTACCGAATTTATACGTCGGAGGGATTATCCAGATAAATCTCAATGTTTTGAATGTGGAGAAGAAGGTCACTTGTCATATAATTGCAGTAGTAATACATTAGGCCCCAGAAATCCACCATTAAAAAAGGCCAGAATAAGAAAAAAGCATAAGTCTAGTAGTAGTTGTCAGAACAgtgattttaacaaaaatagtgAAGATGAATTAGGTGATGATAATTGGGAAGAAGAAGTAGAGACATTAAGTGCTGCAATTGCACTGGAG CAAAGACAGAAGGAATATGAAAATAGTCAGCGTTCAGCAGGTAAAGGATGTGAAGAAGAAAATCGACCAACTCAAAAATCAGGCAAAAGATATAAGAAAAATCAATACTTCAGTGATGAAGAAGACTTTAGTGAATGA